Sequence from the Pyrobaculum neutrophilum V24Sta genome:
TGGCTCTGCCTATACGGGACGTAAACCCAACTTCGACGTTTCCCCTGGTCACGAAAGCCCTCGTCTTCGTCAACATCGCGGTGTTTATATACGAGCTCATGCGGCCCGAGGTGGTGGACCAGTACGCCTTCGTGCCCGCCCTGGCGTGGGAGGAGCCCTACCGCTGGGTCACCCACATGTTTCTCCACGGCGGCCTCCTCCACATAGTCGGCAACATGATCTACCTCTGGGTCTTCGGCGACAACGTGGAGGATCACTATGGACACGGGCGTTTCCTAGCCCTCTACCTCCTCTGGGGTCTCGTTGCGGCGTTTACCCACTACTGGGCCTCGGCGGCGCAGGCCTCCATGTTGGCCGCCGCGGGGCCCTTTGGCAACCCCATGTACATGCCCGCGGTGGGGGCGTCGGGGGCGATCAGCGGCGTCCTCGGGGCCTATATGGTTCTCTTCCCCAGGGCCAGGATACTGACCCTGGTCTTCTTCGTGGTTATCACGCTGGTGGAGGTCCCAGCCTGGGCCTACATAGGCTTCTGGTTCCTCTACCAGCTCTTCTACGGCTTCACGGAGCTGGTCACCCTCCAGGTGAGCGGGGTGGCCTACTTCGCTCACATTGGCGGCTTCGTGGCGGGGGCCGCCACGGCGCTGGTGTACAGGCGGAGGAGGCGTGAGTACTACTGGTGGTACCCCACGCCCTGGTGACGCCTGAGGCTGGAGGTAGTTGAGCAGGGTGGGTCTGCGGGACGGCGGCGAGGCGGCTCTAAGCATCTTGACCCCGCGCTCGCCGAGGATGAACACGGCGCGTGTCTTCGCCCCGCCTCTCCGGGCCCACCTCACCACCCCCAGGGCTTGGGCGGCCTCGAGGACCGCCGGGGCGTCCTCCCCCCATATCTTGTAGAAGTCCCAGAAGGAGGCCTCGCCGCCTAGCTCCGCCACCAGCTCCGCGGTTTTCAACACGTCGCCTAGCCGTACGAAGCCGCGCGGCACATCTCTCCTCTGCTGTGGGTAGATATCTGCACCGGTGATTCAAGGCGCCTGTGGGGGAGTAGGCTGAAACTACCTCCTCTGTGCCGCCTCCCCCCTGGATAGGGCCTGCTCTATGGACTCCAGCTTCCTAACGGCGTTGGCGCAGTGGAGAATATATATAGTTGTCCCGTTGACGTTTACGGACTTTATATATCCGTTGTTTTCAAGCCAGAAGAGGTGCCACTGGGCGGCCCCCCAGCTTATCCCGAGGTCCTTCACCACTTCGCCCACAGTGGTGTACCCCTGGCTCGCTATCTTCCTAAGGATCTGGACCTTCGTGTTGTCCAGCACAGATGCGCCAGATTCCCCACTTATATGTTTTGCGGGGATTAAGTTTATATTAAGCGAGGCGGAGGTAGATGCCCCTGGCGTGGGGCGTCGAGGCGCCGCGTGGGCGGCTGTGAAAATGCCCCCTCCAAGGGGCGGACATTTATAAGGGAGTCCCCGTCAATCCGTATGGACGTCGTGGGGTTGCGATAACCGCGGTCTTGGCTCTGGCGGCGGTGCTCCACTTCGTCTGGCCCTACCTCGCCAGGAGGGGCGGGGCCTACAGCACATCTAGCGCCGAGGCGGCCCGTTGGGCCTTTGCCAGGGTGGGGATCGCCGGGAGGAGGGTCTACGACTTGGGCTGCGGCTATGGGCGGGTGCTGGCTTTAGCTAGGCGCATGGGCGCCGAGGTTGTGGGGGTTGAGATAGACCCAGTTAGATGGCTCATATGTCTTCTGAGGTGCCGCTGCAGGGTTCTGCTTGCCGACATGTTCAAGGTCGATGTCTCAGACGCCGACGTGGTCTACATCTTTCAGTGGCCCTCAGTAAACGCGCGCCTGTCGGAGAAGTTCAGGCGTGAGCTGAGGCGCGGCGCCTACGTAGTTTCGTACATGTGGGAGGTGCCTGGCCTGGAGCTGGTGGAGCAAAGCCCCGAGCTGAGGGTCTACATATATAGGGTCTAACTATTAAAACTGGAGGCATCTCTAGGCCATGAGCGAGCTCTCGCGGTTCTTCATAGAGCTTGGGGAGAGGTGGCAGAGGAGGTGGAGGGAGGCCCGGGTTTTCGAGCCTGAGCCGGCCCCCGGCGTCCCGAAGTATTTCATCACGGCGGCCTACCCCTACCCCAACGGGGCTATACACATCGGCCACGGGCGCACCTACCTGGTGGCCGACGTCATGGCCAGGTTCCAGAGACACCTCGGCAGATCTGTCCTCTTCCCGATGGGCTTCCACTACACAGGGACGCCTATACTCACAATCGCGGAGGTGATCGCGGCGGGAGACAAGGCCGTCATGGAGGAGTACATGGAGCTGTACGGCGTCCCCGAGGAGGAGATCAAGAAGATGGGGGACCCCCTCTACCTCGCCCGCTACTTCCACGGCCAGTCCAAGAGGGCGATGGAGAGGTTCGGCCTAAGCATAGACTGGACTAGGGAGTTCACCACAATAGACCCGGAGTACCAGCGCTTCATCCAGTGGCAGTTCGAGAAGCTGAGGAAGAAGGGGCTGATCGTGAGGGGGAGACACCCCGTGGGCTGGTGCCCAAGGCACTCGATGCCGGTAGGAGCTCACGACACCAAGGACGATAAGGAGCCCGACATTGGCCAGTGGACGCTGGTGTATTTCACGGACTCGGAGGGGCTGACCTTCCCCACGGCCACGCTTAGGCCGGAGACGGTGCTGGGCGTCACCAACCTCTGGATTAACCCAGACGCCGAGTACGTGGTGGCCGAGTTCGACGGGAGGCGTGCCGTAGTCAGCAGAGACGCGGCGTACCGCCTCTCCTTCCAGGTGGGGGTGAAGATCTTGAGGGAGGCCAGGGGCAGGGAGTTCGTGGGCCGCATGGTTCAGAACCCGGTGACCGGGGAGTGGGTGCCCGTATACGAGGCCCGGTTTGTGGACCCCAAGGTGGGGACCGGCGTTGTGATGTCTGTGCCCGCGCATGCGCCTTATGACTACGCCGCGCTCCGCGACCTAGGGACCGTGAAGCTGATCCCGCTGATAAGGGTGGAGGGGTACGGCGATTACCCAGCTAAGGAGGTCGTGGAGAGGATGGGGATAAAGAGCCAGGCGGACCCTGCCTTGGAGGACGCCACCAAGGAGGTGTATTCCGCGGAGTACGCGAGGGGCGTCATGAGGGAGGACGTCGCGGAGAGGGTGGGCGCCCACCTGGAGGAGCCAGCCAGATCGATGTTGCGCGCCGTGTTTAAGATGTACTTCGCGGGCAGGCCCGTGAGGGAGGCTCGGGAGTTCATAGCCAGATGGCTTACGGAGGCCCGCCTCGGCGGCGTCATGTACGACATAATGAACAAGCCTGTCTACTGCCGCTGCGGGACGGAGATCGTGGTTAAGGTGTTGGAGGACCAGTGGTTTATAAATTACGGCGAGTCCAGATGGAAGGAGGCAGCTAGAGAGCTTGTGAAGGAGATGTCCATCGTGCCGGGGGAGGCCCGGGCGCAGTTCCTCGCCACGATAGACTGGTTGGACAAGAGGGCGTGTGCCAGAACTCGCGGCCTCGGCACGCCGCTTCCCTGGAGCTCGGGTTGGGTGATAGAGAGCTTGAGCGACTCGACGATATATATGGCGTTTTACACGGTGGTGAAGAGGATCAGGCAGTTCGGCATAAGGCCGGAGCAACTGACGGAAGAGTTCTGGGACTTCGTCTTCTTGGGCCAGGGCTCGGCAGATGAAGTATCTAAGAAGACGGGGGTGCCGGTTGAGGCCCTCAAGGCCATCAGAGAGGAGTTCGAGTACTGGTACCCCCTGGACTCTAGGAACTCCGGCAAGGATCTCATCCCCAATCACCTGACCTTCTTCATCTTCAACCACGTGGCCATATTCCCCAGGGAGAAGTGGCCGCGGCAGATCGTGGCCAACGGCTGGGTGCTTAGAGAGGGCGAGAAGATGTCGAAGTCCAAGCGCAACGTCCTACCTCTTGATAGAGCGGTGGAGATGTACGGCCCGGACCCGCTTAGGGCCACCCTGGCTCTCGCCGCCGAGGTGGAGCAGGATCTGGACTTCAGAGACGCCGAGGCTAGGAGAAACGCCCAGCAGCTGATGTCCATATATACGCTGGCGCAGAGGCTTGTACAAGGCGCCGAGGAGCGGCCGCCGACGTGGGTAGACCAGTGGCTTGTGGCTGAGATCTCCAGGGTGTTGGAGAGGGCTAGAGAGGCCTACGAGAAGGTGAGAGTTAGGCAAGCGGCGGTGGAGGTGCTCTACAACGCCAAGGCGGTCTTCGACCAGTACCTCGCCATGGTGGAGAAACCATCTAGGCAGGCTGTGGAGGCCGCCAAGGCGTGGGCGGTGGCGATGGAGCCCCTCGTGCCGCATCTGGCCGAGGAGCTCTGGGCTACCCTTGGCGGGGCTGGATTCGCGGCGCTGGCTCCCTGGCCTAAGCTGAGGGCTGAGCCGGCGGCGCTTCTCGCGAAGAGGTACGTCGACATGTTGATTGAGGACGTGAAAAACATACCGGCCTTTGGCCAAGGGGCTAAGCGCGTCGTGATCTACGTCAACAGGTCCTTTGCCTGGGTTAAGGCGGCTTTGGCGGGAGATGTGAAAACGGTCATAGGCGCGGGCGTGCCGCCTCAGCAGGCCAAGAAGGTGGTTGACTTGGTAAAAACGCTGGGGGATGAGATGAGGGGGCTCATAGCCGCCGTGGATCACTTCGACGAGCTAGAGGCGCTTAGATCCTACAGGAACTACGTCGAGAAGGCGCTCGGGGCGCCGGTGGAGATCTACGGCGCAGATGACCCAGCGGCGCCGGATCTCGGCGGTAAGAAGAGGGTCGCCCTGCCTTTGAAGCCGGGCATCTACGTGGAGAAGTAGGCTAGGCGCGGCAGAACATCCCTCCTGAACTCGTCGAAGAGCTCCTTTAACACCTCCTCGTATCTGGCTTTGCCCACCTCTATGGCGTCCATGTGTTGCTCAATGAGGCGCGTCCTCTCCTCGGACACGAGGCTTCCGAAGTTCTCCCTTAGGAAGTGGTATATCTCCGCCCCCCTCTTGGTGGGTATCATCAGCTTTCTGCGTCCGGCGACGTAGACGTAGTACCTCTTGGCTAAGACCTGGAGTATCCGGGCGTAGGTGCTCGGCCTCCCTATGCCCCTCTGTCGCATCAACGCCAAGACGTCCGCCTGCGAGAGTATCCTCCTAACAACGCGGTACCTCTTCACGGCTACGTCCAGCGTTCCCGTGGGGAGCTCGGGCTCAACCGCGGTCACCGGGTAGAGCTGTTGAAAGCCCTGGCTTACGATGTCGACGGCCCTCTCTATCTCTAGGACGTGTCCATCTATCTCCACGGCGTATTTCGCCACTTTTACAACGCTGGGCTCCATCTGGCTGGCGATGAACCTCCTGAAGATCAGATCGTATAGGAGGTAGTGGCTCCTCGTCATCTGCACCGCCAGCTGTAGCACTCCTGCGTTGACGAGGCCCCTCAGCTCCTCAACGTCTATCGGCCTAGTCGGCCTAATAGCCTCGTGGGCCCCCTCGGCCGCCTCCCCCCACGGCCTAGGCCTAAAGGCCGCCTCCCCGAACCTCTTGGCTACGTACTCCCTCGCTATGGCTATACCAGCCGTGGAGACCCTTGTGCTGTCTGTACGGTGGTAGGTGATGAGACCGCTTTCGAAGAGCTCCTGCGCGATCCTCATGGCGTAGTCCGCCGAGAAGCCCAGCTTGTTCACCGCGTCTCTCAACATCTCGTCTGTGGTATAGGGCGGGGGAGGGTTGACGGCTCTCTCCTCCTCGCCGGTCTTCCTAATGGCAACTCTCTTCTTCTTCCGCAGAACCTGGAGAACGTCGCCGGGTATCTGCAGTCTTAAGTCGACGTCGTCCAGCTGGAGGTCTACGTTGTAGACCCTGTTCCTCAGCGATTCCTCGTAGGTCTCCACAACCCAGCCCAAGACGGGGGTCTGGACTCTGCCGGCGGAGAGGTTCTGGTTGCTGAACTTGGCCTGCAGTAGCTTGCTGAGCCCAAAGCCCAGCCATCTGTCCTCGACCCTCCTCACGATCTGCGATTTTACCAACGGATAGCTCACGCCCCTGGGGTTGGCCAGGGCGTTGAGCACGGCCTTCCTAGTCACCTCGTGGAACTCCACCCTTCTTATGTCCGACACGTAAGGCCGCAGGCCCAGGTAGAGGTCGAAGGCGATCTTCTCGCCCTCCGAGTCGGGGTCCGTGCCGAGAAGCACAGTGTCGACCTCAACCGCTATGTTCCTAATGGCCGACAAAACGTCGAGGGGTCTGCAGTCCGCGGGCACATCTGCGTCGTCTACGTAGACCGCCCCGCGGCATCTCCAGATCTTGTTGTAGACTGGGATAAAACCCTCCTCTTTCACGATAACCGCGTACTCCTCGGCGTCGTAGCCGTCATGTTTAAGATCGCCGAACCATTTGGCCAAGACGGCGCGTTGAGCGGGGTCAACCCTCTTGAGGGACGTGGGTAGCTCGTAGATGTGGCCCAGCGACGCCGTGACCATAAGCACGGCATCTCCCGTCGAGACCTCATATATCGGCACGCCGTCTGCGATAATTAAGCTGGGCCGCCCGAAGAAGTTGGCTATCGTCCTAGCCTTGGTGGGGGACTCCACGATCATCAACACGGTCTTTAGAAGGTCGACTCCTCTCGCCGCGGGGCTGACCCTCCCCTCCATTATGTCCCTTATGGCCCTCCTGTCTTTATCCACCTCCTCGAGGACTGCGCCTAGATCCACCTCGTTTATGTGTTTAAACTCCGCCTCGTCGAACCTGAGCTTGAGCTCTCTCCTAAGCGCTTGAAACACCTTCTGGTCGTCCACCACCACAACGCTGAGGCCTTTGGAGAGGCCACCGGCGTATAGACGAGACGTCCTCCCGCTCCCCTGTATATACGTGGTGACGTCTGGCACCAAGACGTAGAGCTCCCCGTCGATATACGCCAGCTTAACCTCCGTCGAGGTCTCTATAGCCCGCCGTATGTCCTCCCTCGCAAGGAGTCCGTTTACGAACTCGACGGCGGACTTCACCACATCCACCGCGTGTCTGTCGAAGCCCGTCAGCTCGGCGCCCTCAGCCGCCTTCTTCAGAGCCTCTTGTACGCTTAGGGCGTAGGGGGCCAGCCTCCGGAGCTGGCCGATGAGCCTATCGGCCCTGTATCTCGCCTCGCCGGCTAGGACCGACCTCACGTTGTAGAGAAAGGTCAAATAGGCCGGTATGGAGAACTCCTCCAGCCTAACCCTAAACCGGAACTTAGGCACGCCGACGAAAACCACGTACCTAATCACGTGGGGTAGATCGATGCCTCTCACTAGGGCAGACCGCGACGAGCCCAGCCCCACGAGGGCCGCCACCTCGCCGCTTTCAAACCTCTCCAACACGCCGCGGCGCGGTCTAAAGAAGTGCTCTACGGCTAGCCCCTCCTCCCTAGCCTTCGCCGCCACCGCCATGCCCAGCTCTCTATCTTGGACATACACAATGCCCCCCGGCCCCAGCCTCCTCAGAAGATCGATGGTCTGTTGCACCACGTCGTGCGCCGCCTCGACGTATAGATCTACCACGTTGCGCAAGCCCTCGGCTCTGCCTCCGACGTCGAAGCCCAAGATCTCCCTAAACAGAAGCAGACGGGTGGTCCTCCTGGCCTTAGCCAAGGCGCCGGACGCTATAAATACGCCCAGCTTTAAGCCTCTGACAGCCTCCTGGAGCTTCGCCCTAAGCGACGCCAGCTCGCGCTCCAAGCGCTCCGCCTCCTTGAGATCGCCCGCCACCTCCGCCTTCCTGAGCTGCTTGGCGAGGTTTATGGCGTCTAACGCGGTTTTCAACACCTCGTCTGAAACCCCCAGCAGACGGAGGATTCTGTCGATGTTTTTGCTCGTGGCCCTCAGTATGCTATCTACGTCGTCAGCCGCGACGAAGTCGAACTTGTATCTGCTCAATAGGTCGAACCTCCTGGGCAGGAAAGCCGACGTGACCACCAACACGTCGAAGTCTCCCCGCTCCACAGCCGCCAGCGCCTCCTCCCTCTCCTTCTCCCCCAGCAGGGAGTGGTAGGCCACCACCCTCACGTTTAACCCAGCTCTTTCGGCGAATCCCAGGAGCTTCCTATGTGCTTGGTGCGCAAGGGCGGAGGTGGGGAAGATCAAGAGCGCCCTCCGCCCCCTCCCCGCCATATACAGCGCAGATACAAGCACGAAGGTCGTCTTCCCGGACCCCGTGGGGGCCACCACGGCGAAGCTCTTCCCCCTCACCAGCCTCCTCGCCCACAGCCTCTGGGCCCCCCACATCTCGTACCCCACGACCCTGGCGAAGAAGGACGAGAAGTCGGAGTACTCGCGGAGGTAGTCGGCGACCCACGAGAGCTCCCTCAGAGCCCTCCTCCTCCGGAGGGCCTCCACAACCTCCCTCAGCGACGCGGCCCTGGGCTCCTTCGGCATACACTCGCGGCAGGGAAGGCCGGCGGCTAGTCTATCGGAGGTTATAGGCCCGCCGCAGTTGGGACAGCTGTGAAGATATACGACGTATGGCAAATCCACGCGAGGCGGTGATCTGAGGGATAAAAAGGTTTGGGGGAGGAGAAAGTATATATAGGCGGCCGTGGGGGGACAGATGGAAAAGATAGCGAACTGGGTAGACGCGTTCAACAACATAGCGAGGAACGAAAACAACTTCCACAGCTTCCTCATAGAGAGGGGCGAAAACTCCCTCGACGCAACGTTGACCCTAGAGGAGGTGGGCCACGTCGGGGGGTGCATAGGAGGCGCCTTCGCCGCCGCGACGCTGACGATGAGGGAGGGAAAGGCAACGCTTGAGATCTCCACCGGGAACTACAGGAAGTGCCCGACAGAGGCGGGCTACGTCGCCGACTACGCCAAGACGTCGGTGGAGAGGCTGGATCTCGGAGGCGACCCGGAGCTCATCAGCTATGTAAAATCCCTCAAAAACGAGGGCGACTTCATCGCCCTCCTAGAGGCGGTGATCCAAAGCGCCGCCTCTAGCTAAACGCCTTTTTAAAAACCTCCACAAACCTCCTGTAGGTCTCGTCGCCGTAGAGAACGACGAGAATCCGCCTCACTCTTTTCAGAGATGGGGCTACCTCCCTAATCGCGGCCGCCATCTGACGCGCCGCCTCGTCGTAGGGACAGCCGAACACCCCGGTGCTTATCGCTGGAAAGGCGATGGAGACGAGGCCCAGCTCCTCCGCCTTAATAAGGGCGTTTTTAACGGCCTCGGCCAGCTTCTCTATAGGCTCGGCCCCGCACCGAGGCCCAACGGCGTGGATGACGTACTTAGCCCTCAGCCTCCCCGCAGAAGTCACAGCGACGCCGCCCACGGGCACGGGCCCGTGCCTCCTCACCCACTCCCTGCTCTCCTCCTGTATCACAGATCCCCCCTTCCTCACTATGGCCCCGGCTACGCCTCCGCCGTGTTCTAGAAAGGAGTTAGCGGCGTTGACTATGGCGTCCGCCTCAACCTCCGTTATATCGCCCTTCATCAGCGAGATGGCGACGCCCCCCACCGCGAAATCCATAGTACACAGTGGCCAGAGGTTTTAAAGATAGTGGGCCCGCCGGGATTTGAACCCGGGACTTCCCGGTTATGAGCCTTACGCTGGACCAGCCCCGGCTGGGCCAGGCCCATGGGCGCTCTGCCGGGCTAAGCTACGGGCCCCGTCACAGATGTGACAGCGGTTTTTAAGTTTTTCCCTCCAACAATATATGTCACAGACGAGGCGAGCCCATGGCTGTAAGGTTCAAGGTGGAACGGAAAACCGAAAGCCCGGACTCGGCTTGGGCAAAGATGTCGGACGTGGAAAATATGCCGAGGTACTGGGGAGGACACAGGGAGGTGAAGATCTTAGAGAGGCGGGGAAGCCTGCTTCTGGCGCAGGTCAGATTCGCCTTCCCAGGCCCCCTCAACAAGGCCATGGCCGAGGTCTATATAGACGGCGGCAGAAGGGAGGTGGTCATGCGGTATTTGAAAGGTCCATTCACAGGCACCGTGGTGAACTACGTGAGAAACAACGTAGTCGGTAGCATCTGGGACGTCCGCCTCCACCCCCTCTTCAGAATTGCAAAGCCGTGGATAGAAAACCATTTTAGAAAGGGGGTAGAACACGCGGTGGAGCAACTGACGCAGACATAAAACCAACGCGGCCGGGGCCTCCAGGCGGCGTATGTACACAGGGCGGTTAGGACAGCGCCCCCGGGGGACCCCGCCCGTGGGCGTACTGTAGGGGACACCGCCGCTTTATGTTACGAGGTCTAGGGCAAATTTTGTGATTTTCCAGGGGTCGAAGGGGCCTTCGGGGTAGTGCGGCTCTCCTTGCCGGGTTTGCTCCAAGGCCTCCTTGGGGCCGAGCGTGGCGCAGACGGCCTCTCCCGAGGCCGCTGAGATGGTCAGCGCCTCTCTTATCTGGTCCCTTCTGCTGAGGAACATCAAGGCGGATATGTTGGGGTTCCTCGCGGGGCCTCTCCAGTGGTAGGCGTAGTACATCGCCTGCGCCAGCTCAAGCCAGTGGGCGAAGGCATCGGGTTTTACGCAGATGGTTAAGGCCCCGCCGGGGGACTCGAAGGAGGGGGTCTGCGTCTTCTCCACCCGGAGGCAGAGCTCCTCCCCGCAACGCATCAGAAGTTCCATATTCGGTGTCCGGTATACTTGGTTTATATGCGTAAAGGGCGTAGGGGAGAAATGCTGGTTGGGGAGGGCGTACTGAGATTCTCTCGTGTCGTTGTGAAGCAAGTAGAGGCCAAGAGAAAGATGGGGGGACGTATCAGAGCTTTATGCTTTCGAAGATGTGTCTACGGTAGAACTTCTGGGTGATCTGCGGCCTGGCGTTGGTTAGCTCGTCCTCCGGCAGTATGGACATGACGTCCCACCCGATGTCCAGCGTCTCCTCGAAGGATCTCCTCTCGTAGTAGCCCTGCTTGATAAACCTCTGCTCGAAGGCGTCGGCGAAGCGGAGGTACCTCCTCTCTCTCCAGCCGAGGTTGCGCTCCCCAACTAGGGTGGCTAGGTTTCTCAGCTCCAGGGCCTTGGAGTAGGCGGATATGAGCGTGTTGGCCACGTCCTTGTGATCCTCCCTGGTCTTGCCCTCGCCGATGGCGTCCTTGGCTAGGCGGGAAAGCGACATGATGACGTCGAAGGGCGGGTAGATGCCCTTGCCCCACATGGAGCGGCTGAGGACAAGCTGGCCCTCGGTGATGTATCCCGTGAGGTCGGGGATTGGGTGGGTTATGTCGTCGTGGGGCATCGTGAGGATGGGGAACTGCGTCACCGAGCCCTTCTTGCCGCGGGCCTTGCCGGCACGCTCGTAGATCGTGGCCAGGTCGGTGTACATATAGCCTGGGTAGCCGCGTCTGCCCGGGAGCTCGCCTCTCCCCGAGGAGAGCTCCCTCAGCCCCTCGCAGTAGTTGGTCATGTCTGTGATGACCACCAGCACGTGGTAGCCCAGCTGCCAGGCGAGGTACTCGGCGATGGTTAAGCCGACGCGGGGCGCCAGGATACGCTCCGCCACGGGGTCGGAGGCGAGGTTCAGCACCGCCACGGCTCTCCTGAGGGCGCCGGTCTTTCTAAACTCGTCCATGAAGAAGATGGCCTCCTCCGTCTTGATGCCGACCCCCACGAAAACCACGGCGAAGCCCTCCTCTGACCCTCTCACGGTGGACTGCCTAACCACCTGGGCGGCCATGAGGTTGTGGGGTAGACCTGTGCCGGAGAATATCGGCAACTTCTGGCCCCTCACCAGGGTGTACAAGCCGTCGATGGCGGAGATGCCCGTCTCAATGGGCTCCTCCGGGTACTCCCTGGAGTAGGGGTTAAGCGGCTCGCCGTTTACGTCGCGGAAGTCCTCGGGCGGCGGAAGCGGCATGTGGTCCCTCGGCTGGCCCTTCCCGTCTAGAATCCTCCCGATGAGCTCCTCAGACACTGGGAGCTTCAGCGTTTTGCCGTAGAACCTCACCGTGGATCCCTTCGCCGGCAGGCCTAGGGTGCCCCCCAGCACCTGCGCCACCGCGTAGTCTGTGCCCACCTCGATCACCTGGACCCTCCTAGGCTCGCCGTCTGGCCCAACAACCTCGCCGATTTCGCCGTAGGCCACGCCCCTCGTCCTCTCAATGACCAGGAGAGGGCCCTTCACCTCTTTTACGGTTGAGTAGGAAACTACGGGTGTTAGCATGGGCCACTGTAAAAACAGATTTATATACATTGGGGCGTGGGGGACATGAGAGTTGGCGTAGTGGGTCTGGGAATCATGGGGGCGCCCATGGCCATGCACCTCCACAAGGCCGGCCTCCTAGCGGCGGTCTACAACAGGACTAGGTCTAAGGCCGAGCCGTTCCAGAAACTCGGCGTATATGTGGCCGACTCGCCTGCCGACCTCGCCAGGAGGGTGGACGTGGCGATAATCATGGTGTCGGATGCGCCTGATGTTGAACAGGTGTTGTTTGGGCAGGGCGGGGTGGTGGAAGGCGCTAGGCCCGGCCTTGTCGTGGTGGACATGTCGACGAACTCCCCCGATTGGGCGCGGAGGTTCGCCGAAAGGCTGGCGAAACACGGGATAAAGTTCCTCGACGCGCCGGTGACGGGCGGGCAGAAGGCGGCTGTGGAGGGCACCTTGACGATAATGGTCGGCGGAGACGAGGCCCTCTTCCGGCAGCTGGAGCCGGTATTTAAGGCATTTGGGAAAACGATAGTGTACGCGGGGCCCGTGGGCTACGGCCAGGCTATGAAGCTGGTCAACCAGATCGTGATCGCGTTAAACACCGTGGCGATGGTGGAGGGGCTACGTCTCGCGAAAGCCCTTGGCCTAGACCTAGAGAAGGTGGCCCAGGTCCTGTCCAGCGGGTCGGCTAGATCCGGGTCGATAGAGCTTTACCTGCCGAAGCTCCTGCGGGGCGATATGTCTCCAGGCTTCAAGGCGGCCCATCTAAAGAAGGACCTGGCCTACGCCTTGGAGCTCGCCCACAGGATGAACCTCTTCGTGCCGGGCGCCTCCCTAGCCCTTGAGCTGTATAAAAAGATGGTGGAGAGGGGGCTGGGCGAGCTCGGCATACACGCGCTGGGAGAGATATACTAGGCGGGGCTGTCCTCTTCTGTGGTGTGGGAAAAGTTCTGCGTTTTGTGCAGGCGGAGGGCTTAAACGTATCTGTGGGGGCGAGGGGGTAGCTCCATGAGGTGCATCAACCGAGCCTGTCCCGAACGTTGGCGGAGGAGGCCGTGCCGTTGGCCCCCGTGCCCAACGCCCCCGCGCTGGAGGCACCTCAGGCGCCGGTGAAGGCGCGGGCGAGGAGAAAGCCCCTAGAGCGGCCAGCGGCAATCAACAACGACCGCCTAGGGATGAACGGAGAGGCGGTAGACCCCCTCCTCCACCTTTTTA
This genomic interval carries:
- a CDS encoding rhomboid family intramembrane serine protease — encoded protein: MALPIRDVNPTSTFPLVTKALVFVNIAVFIYELMRPEVVDQYAFVPALAWEEPYRWVTHMFLHGGLLHIVGNMIYLWVFGDNVEDHYGHGRFLALYLLWGLVAAFTHYWASAAQASMLAAAGPFGNPMYMPAVGASGAISGVLGAYMVLFPRARILTLVFFVVITLVEVPAWAYIGFWFLYQLFYGFTELVTLQVSGVAYFAHIGGFVAGAATALVYRRRRREYYWWYPTPW
- a CDS encoding winged helix-turn-helix domain-containing protein; its protein translation is MLDNTKVQILRKIASQGYTTVGEVVKDLGISWGAAQWHLFWLENNGYIKSVNVNGTTIYILHCANAVRKLESIEQALSRGEAAQRR
- a CDS encoding class I SAM-dependent methyltransferase, with translation MLHFVWPYLARRGGAYSTSSAEAARWAFARVGIAGRRVYDLGCGYGRVLALARRMGAEVVGVEIDPVRWLICLLRCRCRVLLADMFKVDVSDADVVYIFQWPSVNARLSEKFRRELRRGAYVVSYMWEVPGLELVEQSPELRVYIYRV
- the leuS gene encoding leucine--tRNA ligase; the encoded protein is MSELSRFFIELGERWQRRWREARVFEPEPAPGVPKYFITAAYPYPNGAIHIGHGRTYLVADVMARFQRHLGRSVLFPMGFHYTGTPILTIAEVIAAGDKAVMEEYMELYGVPEEEIKKMGDPLYLARYFHGQSKRAMERFGLSIDWTREFTTIDPEYQRFIQWQFEKLRKKGLIVRGRHPVGWCPRHSMPVGAHDTKDDKEPDIGQWTLVYFTDSEGLTFPTATLRPETVLGVTNLWINPDAEYVVAEFDGRRAVVSRDAAYRLSFQVGVKILREARGREFVGRMVQNPVTGEWVPVYEARFVDPKVGTGVVMSVPAHAPYDYAALRDLGTVKLIPLIRVEGYGDYPAKEVVERMGIKSQADPALEDATKEVYSAEYARGVMREDVAERVGAHLEEPARSMLRAVFKMYFAGRPVREAREFIARWLTEARLGGVMYDIMNKPVYCRCGTEIVVKVLEDQWFINYGESRWKEAARELVKEMSIVPGEARAQFLATIDWLDKRACARTRGLGTPLPWSSGWVIESLSDSTIYMAFYTVVKRIRQFGIRPEQLTEEFWDFVFLGQGSADEVSKKTGVPVEALKAIREEFEYWYPLDSRNSGKDLIPNHLTFFIFNHVAIFPREKWPRQIVANGWVLREGEKMSKSKRNVLPLDRAVEMYGPDPLRATLALAAEVEQDLDFRDAEARRNAQQLMSIYTLAQRLVQGAEERPPTWVDQWLVAEISRVLERAREAYEKVRVRQAAVEVLYNAKAVFDQYLAMVEKPSRQAVEAAKAWAVAMEPLVPHLAEELWATLGGAGFAALAPWPKLRAEPAALLAKRYVDMLIEDVKNIPAFGQGAKRVVIYVNRSFAWVKAALAGDVKTVIGAGVPPQQAKKVVDLVKTLGDEMRGLIAAVDHFDELEALRSYRNYVEKALGAPVEIYGADDPAAPDLGGKKRVALPLKPGIYVEK